A single window of Tiliqua scincoides isolate rTilSci1 chromosome 10, rTilSci1.hap2, whole genome shotgun sequence DNA harbors:
- the TMEM91 gene encoding transmembrane protein 91 has protein sequence MENIHELQHPLLAKPPGKGIVQGRVLSRAGPQEHARVFARHLPPNLSWLQPGSMLPNQLLDPGTLQRTVEPCHTLEPMLHPELWKQTNNTQGWKKKDYIETAFGDSKEAGELPRKVALEKDIHTVCYEVGDTELPDLENDSSSDSDTESESSFSVLLPEDYLGLAVFSMLCCFWPLGIAAFYLSQKTNKASAKGDYPGAWTASRQTFALAVLSIILGICTYIGAVVALIAYLSNKAPT, from the exons ATGGAGAACATCCATGAACTGCAGCACCCGCTGCTGGCCAAGCCACCTGGGAAGGGGATCGTCCAAGGCAGGGTTTTGAGTCGAGCAGGGCCGCAGGAACATGCCAGAGTGTTTGCCAGGCACTTGCCCCCCAATCTGTCCTGGCTCCAGCCTGGCTCCATGCTTCCCAACCAGCTCCTGGATCCCGGCACCCTGCAGAGGACGGTGGAACCGTGCCACACCCTGGAACCAATGCTGCACCCTGAGCTGTGGAAACAAACCAACAACACCCAGGGCTGGAAGAAGAAAGATTATATTGAAACGGCCTTTGGGGACAGCAAGGAGGCCGGGGAGCTGCCCCGGAAAGTGGCCCTAGAGAAGGACATTCACACGGTCTGCTACGAAGTGGGGGAcacagagctgccagacctggag AACGACTCGTCAAGCGACAGTGATACGGAGAGCGAGAGCAGTTTCTCAGTGCTACTGCCTGAGGATTACCTGGGGCTGGCTGTCTTCTCTATGCTGTGTTGCTTCTGGCCATTGGGCATCGCTGCCTTCTACCTGTCCCAAAAG ACAAACAAGGCATCAGCCAAGGGGGACTACCCTGGTGCGTGGACGGCTTCCCGCCAGACCTTTGCATTGGCCGTCTTGTCCATCATCCTCGGCATCTGCACCTACATTGGCGCCGTGGTGGCTCTCATTGCTTACCTGTCCAACAAGGCGCCAACCTAG